The Myripristis murdjan chromosome 8, fMyrMur1.1, whole genome shotgun sequence genomic sequence atgaaaaaagttacacacacacaaacttgtgtgtgtgtgcgtgtaaagAAAAGCAGCCAAAGTGACGTCTTCTACCTGCTTCGTTAATCTGCATCTTCAGTTGGGCggctttcactttcactttctctgaATTGGATCATTCGACAGGAGGGACCGGGGCTCACGAGGAGGACGGGGACCTGGTTTTGACTTTGAAGTGTTCGTCTTAAATTTAAAACCTGAATATTCTCCCTCAGTGTGTTTACTGAATCTGTCCTCAGGTGCAGGAGAGCATGCAGTTTCCCTTTAAGAAGCTGATGCGGGTCGAGGTCGTGGACAAAACTCACCTGTGCCGGACTCGAGTCGCTCTGGTCGAACAGGttagagtctgtgtgtgtgtgtgtgatttgcacTTCCATGTAGGCACAGTTGTCTGTTAGTGGGGGGaagtgtgtataaatatatttgtatttttgtgtgtgctgcaggtgatCGGCGGGCGGCTGCGGCTGGTGTACGAGGAGTGTGAGGACGGGACGGACGACTTCTGGTGCCACATGTACAGCCCTCTGATCCACAGCATCGGCTGGTCGCGCTCCATCGGACATCGCTTCAAGAGATCCGGTCAGTGAGGCGGCCGCCGGGCGGAGCGTCTGCACCGTTTGTATTTGGTTTAACACgtttatcaagtaaaaacaccaaCCAGTCGTCTGCTTCCACCTTCACTGAGACGCTCagactgtcttcctctcctccgttGACAGCAAAGTGTCTCGTGTCCGTCTGAGCTCCGCGGGCGAGTCGCTCttaaagctgcagtgttgctgcgttgctgtctcgaggctgaaagtgactgagcaatTGGCCTGTCGCGATATGCGATAATTCGGTTTAATTGCACGgtaaatttaaaatttttaaaatgaggCCTTGCTcgtaaaagagattttttttttatctcaagcaattttgcctggtaaaataaaggtttaaataaaataaataaaaatgaagtcgGTAACTTTTCTGACCGCGATTAATTGCCACATTCATGCGTGTTTGatttcctcgtctctctctcatttattttggatttttaaatgtccttgtttacatttttaaatattcttgttgagtaaatgtttatttctcttcaaaatGGTGTACCTGGATCGttatgcctttattatcatgatagaagtttaaagaatggtctgaaaatgtcaaaattacaataataaaaatgtcttaaaagcacaatattacaCAATATTATCGCTTATCGCAATAATTTCTGACGCAATTCATCGCACAGCAAAATTTGTTATCGTGACGGGCccactgagcagcaaacagcagctctgaggtcagtgctgcaggtctctctgctgtctgaagctcattatcagacagtgatggtggcctccatagggggcgccggcgagcgtccgctctgcttgtcccacacacagggacgctgcttcacctcagggagctcagatggagtcctgatctgctcgggagctttcactccgtctccttccttcttacctggagaatcctccattagaacagcagcccaccaaggtgggacacacctggctgttagaggggacgggagacggcgctctgatttCAAGATTTcaagacctttatttgtccccgagGGGCAGTTGATTCTGCCGcagtagcagtaaaaaaaacagtacaacaacatcgacaacaaccacaatgacaacaacagagtcagacacagtacaacaacaactacaaggagacacacaaggcagacagtagtaaataaatcagtagcaaaaaaaaaaaaaaaatcagtagtaagtaaataaaataaataaaaaagtgcatacttgaataaaatgggaACTAAAGATGATGATGCTACCTGTACTGTACAGAGTTGAGCAGTGAAATGGCGGAGGGTATGAAGGAGAATTTGTATCTGTTAGTTTTGGCTAAAGGTTGTCTGAGGCGGGAACCAGAGGGCAGGAACCTAAATTCTGAGTGCAGGGGGTGAGTGGTGTCGGACATGATGGATCTGGCCTTCTTTGAAACCTGATTATTGTACAGTTCTGAGAGGGTTTTTTGCTGGGAACCAATAATTTTACTGCTGACCTTTGTTATCCTGGATAAtgagtttttctgtttcagagtgagggatgcaaaccaacaaatgaatgaaaaggttaaaacagactcaataaagGATTTGTAAAACATAGTCATCAAAGATCTGTCAACCTGAAACTTGGCTAACTtcctcaaacaaaacagacgCTGCTGGCTTTTCTTAACGAGCAAGTTAGTATTGTCCTCAAAAGTCAGTTTGTTATCAATGATGATGCCAAGATACTTATAGGAGCCCACAGTTTCAATAATTTCTCCATTGACTGTTGTATTTACAGGGGCAGGGTGGTTGcgtctgattggttcactgcatgttacgcccaaaacacagccaggattcatgaagagactcagtacaagcctttagagccaggagcctgtcGGAAAAAcccttttttccaccattaaaaTACCAAAAGTGAACTTGGACGTCCTGAATGCACCTCCCCGCTCTGCAGAGCTCACATCGTTAAAACGAAGGCCCTCATGTGACTGAAccgtctctgtgtttctgtgttttggctGCAGACGTGTCGAAGAAGCTGGAGGGTCAAGTGGACGCTCCGGGACAGCTGTTCGCCAAggtgagaacaacaacaacaaacaacaacaaacaacaacgaACAACAACATCTGTGTGTTCCCGTCTGGCTCGGAAACCCCACAGCATTTCCCCTAAGAAGGtttacatgttcatttttagttttCGCTCCTCGCTCGTCAGCTCAGGCCGGAGGGATGaaggtgtgtttttctttagaTCCTTTGAAggtcacaggaaaaaaaaaaaaaaaaagtgttgacaAATCACTGAAGGCTGAAGCTCTGACATAAACATATGAATTGAATGCAGAGGTGATCGATCATGCTCAGGAGAGTCATAATAAAAACATCCACCTTTAACACCAGCATTACATTTATCAGTGTGTAGGAGGGAAGTTACACtgattcaatgttttttttttctagcagaGAGAATactaataattttatttatcgAGCACTTTTCTAAAATGAAGTTGAACAAAGTAAACACTAATGatgagaaatgtaaaatgcaaagtaGGTATGTaataaaaactgtaatgcaTGATCGTCCTCCTCTTGTCAAATGCAGGTAAAGTTTTGCACTGGAGGGTAAATTTCTTTAGTCATGGCGGCGcgttaaataaaaaatcacgTGCAGTTCTGTGGCGTGAAAAGGCCGCTGAAGCTACAGAAAcagcaaacaatgaaaacaaaatagaaacgCAGAAGAAAAGAAGATTATTTAATGAAAGATGAGAGCGGAAAAGAACCAAACATGGCGACGTCCTGTTGGCTTTGCCCAGGTTATGGAGACAAAacctgttaaccctttgaaacccgacCGGATccacttgatttatttcaaaaacatcagGGAGAAAGGTGACTCGCAAATTAGCACAAAAATCACTGGAAAAGTACTgataaaaaatatgtaaaaaaaaaaaaaaaaatgcactagaaagtttctggaaaattagttttttttaaaattacctgaaaaaaaaaaactccccctGAAACTGagcaaataaatattttaaaattacaagaaaagttTAACTGTAGCTGTAATTATTGTGATGtgttgaaaaatgttgaatCAAGTTGTTTTCTTTAGATTTGTTGAAATAATCGTCTGcagtttctctcattttgttgAATTTGGTCTCAGTCGGTTTGTCCAAAAGGTCCTGTTGTTTCACCACAGGATGGCAGCATGAGCCCtgaaggagacacacacacacacacacacacaccttctcacaTCTTGATGTCTTCATCCTGAGGTCGCAGGAGCATCATCGGGGCGCTGTGacccctctgacctctgacctctgacctcctctgGATCGGTGGCTTGTGgtgtttctgatgtttttattttttattttttattttttctactgtTGCCGTCGTCATTACTCAGCCTGGATAAAGTTTTCTGCTAAAGGCCTTGGATGTCAAACGTAAAAAATCTTCCAGCTTCAtatctcttgattttttttttcttaattttattttcttgttaaaaacttTATATAAACGTacgggtgtttttttttttcttcttctcttgtcgTGTCTCAGGTGAAGGAAGTGGATCAGAGCGGCTCGTGGTTTAAAGACGGGATGAAGCTGGAGGCCATCGACCCTCTGAACCTGTCTGCCATCTGTGTGGCTACAGtcaggaaggtgtgtgtgtgtgtgtgtgtgtgtgtgtgtgtgtgtgtgtgtgggtgttttacAGTTTCATAAGCGTCTGTGTGTTGCAGCCTTCAAGataaaaaactgtttgaaaactgTTAGACCTTCAATACTCAGAATTCCTGTGCAgtgatgtcagtaaactgcCCACGGCTCCCTTCATTCCTTCATACCTTCATACCTTCATACCTTCACACCTTCACACCTTCATACCTTCACACCACAGagatgagggaggagggggatcAAGAAAcagcttaaaggaatattccaacattttgggcaaaatccccctttttCCTGACGtcctcagactgagaccagatgttggacatcatttccacctctgggcgtccactggttcagctcctatgggtagcactctgtgttagcttagcataaagacttgaagtctatgggagtcgttagcctggctccgtcaaagtgaaaaaaacaaaccttccagcagctctgaagccgTCTGATctacacagaggatcatgtgggtctgaaatacacacactggGACTTGAGAATAatgataagaaaaacaaaactaattgaaactaaaaaaattaaactaaatcttaacatttttaaacaattaaaactaaactcaaAACAAGCCAACCCGCTCTGGAAACTGAACtggattgaaaacaaaaagtaaaaatgaatgaaaatacaaaCTGTAATAATAAGACTGGACACCTCTTTGTTCTCATTGTGGGCACTGACAGTTCACTGCTTTGATAAAATGaatccccccccctcctcctcctcccccccgcaGGTCCTGGCAGATGGATACCTGATGATCGGCATCGACGGCTCGGAGGCGGCCGACGGCTCCGACTGGTTCTGCTACCACTCCACCTCGCCCTCCATCTTCCCCGCCGGCTTCTGCGAGATCAACGACATCGAGCTGACGCCGCCCCGAGGTACCAGagtcgccgccgccgccgccaccaccaccgcctCGAGAGCCAGAAATAAATCACATGATATGATGATCAAAGTGTTCAGGAACGTTTTCAagaggttctctctctctctctctctctctccctctctctctctctctctctctctctctctctctccaggttaCACCAACCTGCCGTTCAGATGGTTCGACTACCTGAGGGAGACCAGCTCTGTGGCCGCTCCCGTCAGCCTCTTCAAtaaggtgaacacacacacacacacacacacacgcacgcacacacacacacacacacacatacacacactgaaataggGCCTGTGTGCTGAGGAAAACCCAAAAATATTAACCTGGCCGATATCGGATGTACAGTCATGGACCAAAGTATTGGCACCCCTGGAGTTTTTctagaaaatacataaaatacacaacacaccctttctcccagaaattgttgcagttacaaatgtttttggtaaacacatgtttatttccttGATTTAggttagatttagatttagatttagatttagatttattgtCCGCTAGGGGAAATTCCTTTTCACAACACTGTGCACTGGAACAACACGGTGGATGTTTTCCTCACACTGACCTTCTGTCCctctgtccgtccgtccgtccagGAGGTCCCGAACCACGGCTTTCGCCCCGGCATGAAGCTGGAGGCGGTGGACCTGATGGAGCCGCGGCTGGTCTGCGTCGCCACGGTGACGCGCATCGTGCACCGGCTGCTGCGGATCCACTTTGACGGCTGGGAGGACGAGTACGACCAGTGGGTGGACTGCGAGTCGCCCGACCTTTACCCCGTCGGCTGGTGCCAGCTGACCGGCTACCAGCTGCAGCCGCCCGCCGTCACCGCAGgtacgccgccgccgccgccgccagggGCTCAGTCtgaaacaccaccaccaacttCCCAAAGTGAAATCTGCAGATCGCTCTTTTATTTTAACCTCATTaagacacaaacaaagaaaagagggcAGAGAAGCTGAAACCAGACGATGTTTGGACTAAATGATTAAAGCTGCTCTTCAGTTATCAGACTTTATGACACGACTGTGATGAATACTCaactctgattggtcaattaaGGCAtatcctgaggaaaaaaaaaaactcagaaacttTGAAattgaagtggtaaatttacatgaaaaaactcacaaatttacgagaaaaacgattgaaaattctgagattataaagtcacaaatttacaaaaaaaaaaaaaaaaaatctcctcctgtggggatccagtctgaaggaaatcctgctggtttgagtccagaaccccgacctcctcctcagcatctggactctgaagagacgtcgCTGTGACtcgggccgattcagaagaaaacaatattttttattttttttttttgctcataaatTTACCATGTTAATCCTAGAATTTCTGAGccttttcttgtaaatttgtgactttataaactcagtatttttgagttttttggcTCATGAATTTGGCTGCCTGcgtgttttttcctccctgcagtGACCCTGGTACGCCGCCGTAGTCGTTGGTGTCGAGACAGATCTAAAAAACTACTTTGCctcagattattatttttttttatattagtGCGAAAATAGTGAAGTCATGAACGACAGACGATTATTTTGTGTCAGTTGATTGACTTCTCTCATGAGGTAAAGCcacgttgttttgtttttgtacttgaTCGATTGAAGGAGGTTCGTCTCTGCATTTGATTCGTCTTGGATTCTAGAAAAAGCCGCGGTGAATAAGCAGGATAAATAAAAGTTGCGGGCGACCATCTTGTTGTCGATTATCCTTTACATAAtcaattcattttctgtcaatcaACTAACCAGTTAATCAGCCAGTCGTTTCAGCAAAAATGTGATAATTAATGATTGAATATTGATCCgccagcacagaaaaatacaaaccctaaccctgtcaTCAGCCTCGAGGTTTGATACTGAACTGACAAGATGGTTGAGGTCACTCTCTCCCATCAGTGAAGCTACttactgcgtgtgtgtgtgtgtgtgtgtgtgtgtgtgtgtgtgtgtgtgtgtgcgcgcgctgcAGGCTCCAGGGATCTGCCTGCAGGAGCGTccaaacagaggaagaaatcCCAGCAGTACAAGGGACAGAAGAAAAGTAAgtctcacacactctccctctctgtgtgtgtgtgtgtgtgtgtgtgtgtaaatgtgtgtatatttttcatAATAAATAAGCTCTGTCCTCCTGTGCATTTCTGCTTAATAACCTGAATTATTTATGTGCATCCAGCCTAATTCTGCATAATTGATCGGGTCAGTATTAATGATTAATCAAAGTTtctctgctggaggagaaacGTTAAAAACGACTCGGTTCAGAGATTTGAGTCGTCGTGTCACAcgtggagtgtgtgtgaagtgtggagtgtgtgtgaagtgtggagtgtgtgtgaagtgtggaGCGTGTGTGAGGTAAACGAGCTTaacgtgtgtttgtgcaaaaagaatcatatttaaacacacagaaaaaaataacatctgtcttgtgtgtttgttaataAATAATCACAAAGTCTGAtctaaatattgattttataatCACATGatcagaggacaggaggacagtcTGAGCATCTTATCGATCATTCATCAAAAtgataatcagaatcagagatactttattgatcaccGAGGGGAAATGAGCTAAATGATAATGACTGAtcgattcattttctgtcaatcaACAAATCGATTGATTAACCTCTTTAAGTAGGAAGTGATGAATGGACTTTCAGTACTAGAAGGAACACGACTGaagcgtgtgcgtgcgtgtgtgtgtgtgtgtgtgtgtgtgtgtgtgtgtgtgtgctcgttaGATAGACATattgatactttattgatcccagaggaaATTTAACGGTGTTCGGGCTcttagacaaaaacaaacagaatctgtccgtcagtctgtctctctgtccgttCGCCTCAGAGAGGAAGTTTCCAATCGGTAAACGGCCCGTCAGCCTGTCGGGCGCCGTGGTAACGGGCGTTCCCAGGAACCTATCAGGAGACGAGAACATGACCCCACCCGACTACCCATCACCCCCCACTCCCGCCTCGGCGGCTCAGCCGACCTCAGCGGAGCCGGAGACCTGCCCTGACACTGAGGGGAgcgcaggtacacacacacacacacacacacacactcattacgAGTGATTCTCGCATCGCTTTgttacattttgacattttaacaaacattttgatcctgatcctgatcagCCTCACAGaattcagtttattattattatttatttatttattttgttatcaactgtttttattaaagcttcagttcaaatatacaattataTTCAGCATTAAAgcacagtggtccctcgtttatcacggggttacgttctaaaaataacccgcaataggcgaaatccgcgaagtagtcagctttattttttacaattattctagatgttttaaggctgtaaaacccctcactacacactttatacacttttctcagacaggcgttaacattttctcacttttctctcttgtttaaactctcaaagttcaaaccttcgtggaaaaataagtccagtattatagaatgaaaccaaagatcaaaacctcCTGCCacagaggagattgattgacagtggTCTACAggcccttagccaatcaggatgcagaacacaatgcgctgtaaaaaaaaaaaaaaaaaaaagcatgcaaaattgcactaaaaaaatccacaaaactgcgaggccgcgaaaggtgaaccgcgttatagcgagggaccactgtactgcCATTTTTATACgttacattcacacatacatacacataataaCCCATACACgataacacactcacacacctatATAACAATCAAGACCgtacagatacacacagcatACAGATACACTCAGAGGTCATGACTGTAGTTTTTTAATATCGTCTGTGGCTTTTTTCCACACGACTGATACGTCGGTTTAGCTTTAGTATCCCAGCTGACGACCACTCCAGGTAAATCACATCAAGAAGAGTTTGTAGCCACTGTTTTATGCAGTTTCTGCTTTCAATCAAGTCCAAACTCCACCCGTCCGGTCACCCGGAGGCTTTAAACAAGCGCACccactgtctcctctctccctccaggtgcggaggtgaaggaggagagcgCCGAGCGGGCGGAGCTAAACTCTGAAAAGACTGAAACGGAAACCAACGGCCCTTCTGCAGAATTCTTTATCAGTCAGGAGCCTTAAGACccgtccgtccatccatcctcctcctcatccctccatccatccatccatccctccatccctctctttctctcctcacagTCGGCTTGTTCTGAAGA encodes the following:
- the LOC115363832 gene encoding MBT domain-containing protein 1-like isoform X2; this encodes MENARDLAERPSRKRRDSFGTLDGLEEERSSCSEESSGASGSSAEESEDEELGGGGAPLAPPSSSPCSLTLIKTNGQVYTYPDGKAGMATCEMCGMVGVRDAFYSKTKRFCSVSCSRSYSSNSKKASILARLQGKPPTKKAKVLQKQPLMAKLAAYAQYQANQQSSKKSVVSVDAFDWGRYLGDGDVKGAPVSCFKHVPMGKSWGDISEGVRVEVPNTDSGLPMKVYWIAGIIKLAGFKALLRYEGFDGDSARDFWCNLCVPDIHPVGWCAAGGKPLVPPKSILHRCTNWKSFLVKRLTGSKTLPPDFYSKVQESMQFPFKKLMRVEVVDKTHLCRTRVALVEQVIGGRLRLVYEECEDGTDDFWCHMYSPLIHSIGWSRSIGHRFKRSDVSKKLEGQVDAPGQLFAKVKEVDQSGSWFKDGMKLEAIDPLNLSAICVATVRKVLADGYLMIGIDGSEAADGSDWFCYHSTSPSIFPAGFCEINDIELTPPRGYTNLPFRWFDYLRETSSVAAPVSLFNKEVPNHGFRPGMKLEAVDLMEPRLVCVATVTRIVHRLLRIHFDGWEDEYDQWVDCESPDLYPVGWCQLTGYQLQPPAVTAGSRDLPAGASKQRKKSQQYKGQKKKRKFPIGKRPVSLSGAVVTGVPRNLSGDENMTPPDYPSPPTPASAAQPTSAEPETCPDTEGSAGAEVKEESAERAELNSEKTETETNGPSAEFFISQEP
- the LOC115363832 gene encoding MBT domain-containing protein 1-like isoform X1; its protein translation is MENARDLAERPSRKRRDSFGTLDGLEEERSSCSEESSGASGSSAEESEDEELGGGGAPLAPPSSSPCSLTLIKTNGQVYTYPDGKAGMATCEMCGMVGVRDAFYSKTKRFCSVSCSRSYSSNSKKASILARLQGKPPTKKAKVLQKQPLMAKLAAYAQYQANQQSSKKSGGSCRRQAVSVDAFDWGRYLGDGDVKGAPVSCFKHVPMGKSWGDISEGVRVEVPNTDSGLPMKVYWIAGIIKLAGFKALLRYEGFDGDSARDFWCNLCVPDIHPVGWCAAGGKPLVPPKSILHRCTNWKSFLVKRLTGSKTLPPDFYSKVQESMQFPFKKLMRVEVVDKTHLCRTRVALVEQVIGGRLRLVYEECEDGTDDFWCHMYSPLIHSIGWSRSIGHRFKRSDVSKKLEGQVDAPGQLFAKVKEVDQSGSWFKDGMKLEAIDPLNLSAICVATVRKVLADGYLMIGIDGSEAADGSDWFCYHSTSPSIFPAGFCEINDIELTPPRGYTNLPFRWFDYLRETSSVAAPVSLFNKEVPNHGFRPGMKLEAVDLMEPRLVCVATVTRIVHRLLRIHFDGWEDEYDQWVDCESPDLYPVGWCQLTGYQLQPPAVTAGSRDLPAGASKQRKKSQQYKGQKKKRKFPIGKRPVSLSGAVVTGVPRNLSGDENMTPPDYPSPPTPASAAQPTSAEPETCPDTEGSAGAEVKEESAERAELNSEKTETETNGPSAEFFISQEP
- the LOC115363832 gene encoding MBT domain-containing protein 1-like isoform X3 codes for the protein MENARDLAERPSRKRRDSFGTLDGLEEERSSCSEESSGASGSSAEESEDEELGGGGAPLAPPSSSPCSLTLIKTNGQVYTYPDGKAGMATCEMCGMVGVRDAFYSKTKRFCSVSCSRSYSSNSKKASILARLQGKPPTKKAKVLQKQPLMAKLAAYAQYQANQQSSKKSVSVDAFDWGRYLGDGDVKGAPVSCFKHVPMGKSWGDISEGVRVEVPNTDSGLPMKVYWIAGIIKLAGFKALLRYEGFDGDSARDFWCNLCVPDIHPVGWCAAGGKPLVPPKSILHRCTNWKSFLVKRLTGSKTLPPDFYSKVQESMQFPFKKLMRVEVVDKTHLCRTRVALVEQVIGGRLRLVYEECEDGTDDFWCHMYSPLIHSIGWSRSIGHRFKRSDVSKKLEGQVDAPGQLFAKVKEVDQSGSWFKDGMKLEAIDPLNLSAICVATVRKVLADGYLMIGIDGSEAADGSDWFCYHSTSPSIFPAGFCEINDIELTPPRGYTNLPFRWFDYLRETSSVAAPVSLFNKEVPNHGFRPGMKLEAVDLMEPRLVCVATVTRIVHRLLRIHFDGWEDEYDQWVDCESPDLYPVGWCQLTGYQLQPPAVTAGSRDLPAGASKQRKKSQQYKGQKKKRKFPIGKRPVSLSGAVVTGVPRNLSGDENMTPPDYPSPPTPASAAQPTSAEPETCPDTEGSAGAEVKEESAERAELNSEKTETETNGPSAEFFISQEP
- the LOC115363832 gene encoding MBT domain-containing protein 1-like isoform X4; this encodes MENARDLAERPSRKRRDSFGTLDGLEEERSSCSEESSGASGSSAEESEDEELGGGGAPLAPPSSSPCSLTLIKTNGQVYTYPDGKAGMVSVDAFDWGRYLGDGDVKGAPVSCFKHVPMGKSWGDISEGVRVEVPNTDSGLPMKVYWIAGIIKLAGFKALLRYEGFDGDSARDFWCNLCVPDIHPVGWCAAGGKPLVPPKSILHRCTNWKSFLVKRLTGSKTLPPDFYSKVQESMQFPFKKLMRVEVVDKTHLCRTRVALVEQVIGGRLRLVYEECEDGTDDFWCHMYSPLIHSIGWSRSIGHRFKRSDVSKKLEGQVDAPGQLFAKVKEVDQSGSWFKDGMKLEAIDPLNLSAICVATVRKVLADGYLMIGIDGSEAADGSDWFCYHSTSPSIFPAGFCEINDIELTPPRGYTNLPFRWFDYLRETSSVAAPVSLFNKEVPNHGFRPGMKLEAVDLMEPRLVCVATVTRIVHRLLRIHFDGWEDEYDQWVDCESPDLYPVGWCQLTGYQLQPPAVTAGSRDLPAGASKQRKKSQQYKGQKKKRKFPIGKRPVSLSGAVVTGVPRNLSGDENMTPPDYPSPPTPASAAQPTSAEPETCPDTEGSAGAEVKEESAERAELNSEKTETETNGPSAEFFISQEP